DNA sequence from the Saccopteryx leptura isolate mSacLep1 chromosome 4, mSacLep1_pri_phased_curated, whole genome shotgun sequence genome:
CACCCCCCACACAtgtgttttttgctttgttttgtttgttttgagaaacagggagaaaaagagagagactggaagggagagagatgagaagcatcaactcttagttgcagcacttgagttgttcgttgattgcttctcatatgtgctttgaccagggggctccagctgaaccagtgaccccttgctcaagccaccgacctttgggctcaagccagcaaccatgtggtcatgttgatgatcctgcactcaagctgaggaccctgcactcaagctggtgactctgcgCTCCAGCTGGAATTGCTTgtgttcaggccagtgaccttggggtttcaaacctgggacctcaaaaaaaacaaacaaaaaaacccctgggacctcagtgtcccaggtcgtcgctctatccactgtgccaccactggtcaggcattttttaaattgatttaaaggagagagaaaggaagggagagagagaaagggaacatcagtctcttcctgtatgtgccctgactggagagcaTACAGGTAACGGTAGCAgcttgggatggtgctctaacccagtggtccccaacccctgggccgcggaccggtaccggtctgtgggctatttggtacaggtccgcagagaaagaataaataacttacattatttccgttttatttatatttaagtctgaacgatgttttatttttaaaaaatgaccaaattccctgttacatccatctaagactcactcttgacacttgtctcagtcacatgatacatttatccgtcccaccctaaaggctggtccgtgaaaatattttctgacattaaaccggtccgtggcccaaaaaaggttggggacccctgctctaaccgacccagctatctggccagggctgtacatGTGTTATCTCAATCCTCCTCATGATATTACCATTTCATGGGTGAGGGGTGTGATGCCCATGGGGGTGGGGTCCTTACCCAAAGCTGGGAAGGGTCTGACTTGCCCCAGGTCCCCAAGCAGGTCAGGGACAGGGAGGGCCCCAAATTGAGCAGAAAGTGAAAGCTGGAATGTGGGGTTGGGGTAGAGACTCAGCTGATGGAACTGACCCCAGTGATTGCTGCCCTGACTATGTTCCCCTAGTCTGCGGGCGCCCACGGCTGCTGAACCGGATGGTGGGTGGGCAGGATGCCTTGGAGGGTGAGTGGCCATGGCAGGTCAGCATCCAGCGAAATGGAAGCCACTTCTGCGGGGGTAGCCTCATCACAGAGCGGTGGGTCCTCACCGCAGCACACTGCTTCTCCAAGTGAGTACCCTGCCCCACACTCGCCCTCACTGCGCACTGCCTCTGTCTGCCCTGCCTCTGTCtgccctgcctctctctgcaCCAGGGGCACTGTTGACAGAGCCCTGAGCCCAGTCAAGCTTCAGCACCTCGGACAGCACCCAGCACCTGTCCAGTACTGACCCACCTTCCTGGCCAGAGCTCCCCTTAGGTCCAACTTCCAGGCGAACTTCCAGCTGCAATCGCTGCTTCCCAGCTTTTGCTCCCTGCAGCCCAGCTGAGAGGTCATTGCTGGTCTTGCCAGTGAGGTGCTCGGCCAGGCCTGGGGCCCTGTCCCTTTAATGCTGGCAGGCTCCTTCCACACTGTGGCATTCCCCTGTCCCACACTGCAAATCCAGGATACTCCCTTTTCCAGCTGGGATTCTGGTTACAGATGAGCCCAAAGTCTGGAGTGGactgtctcttcctcctcctcaccctgtcTAAGGTCATTCATGCCACTCCTAACCCAGGGGCCCAGCTACCCATCCATGCTACCACATTGTCCTGGCCCCTACCTTCAGGGTGTCCTAAGACCTCAGCTCTTGCCTCCCCACAGCTCTGCAATTCCTTTAAAAGCTCACATCTTAaattcagcaatgcatgttcagAGGGTGTAGTCCACTTGCCCAAGGCTCATGGGAAAGGCTGGGTCCACTTCCCAGCTGGCTGGCCCCCAGCTGTACTCTTGCGGGCACTTCCCTTCTTAACCTTACAGCAAGCCTTTTACATGCCCACTTCTCAgctaaggaaactgagtcacagagaactTGACAGGTGACTTGCCCCAGGCCACCCAGCTGGACAGGCGTGGATCTGGGGGTTAAAACCAGAAATTAAAGCTGCTTTAGCTTAACACCTTAACATCCCTAACCACCTCATCCTGATGTGTCTCCCTGGAGATTACTTTTTTGAAGATATTGTGCAAAGAGATGTTGGGCACTGAACGTGCAGGCCAGGAGGGAGGTATCTGGCAGCAGAGGAAGAACACAAACTCCTCGCTCCTTCCATTCTCCATCTAACCTGCAGCAACTCCCGCTTtggaagccccagaggggctgccTCACAccagctctctgctctctcccaccAGCACCTCTGAGACATCCCTGTACCAGGTCCTGCTGGGGGCGCGGCAGTTGGTGCAGCCAGGGCCGCATGCCAAGTACGCACAGGTGAAGCGGGTGGAGAGCAACCCTCTGTACCAGGGCATGGCCTCCAGTGCCGACGTGGCCCTGGTAGAGCTGGAGACACCCGTGACCTTCACCAACTATATCCTCCCCGTGTGTGTACCTGACTACTCGGTCATCTTTAAGACGGGCATGAAAtgctgggtcactggctggggCAGCCCCAGTGAGCAAGGTAATGGGGCAGGGTCAGAAGAAACGGGGGGACATGCCTAGGGAGGGTCCCAGGCAGGCTGGGGGCCACCCTAAATCAACCATCTTTTCCTGTTGATACTGATACACGTGATTTCTCCTCAAATGGGTGAAGTGAGTGTGGGAAAGGGGCAGCACATGCAGAAGAGGGAGCcctgggaaaggggagagaggacagaaagagcCCATGCTgaggcagagaagagagggagttCTGTCCCACAAAGCCCCAGGGACATGCTCtaaaatcagcggttctcaacctgtgggtcgcgaccccggcgggggtcgaatgaccaaaacacaggggtcgcctaaagccatcggaaataatattttatttaaaaatgtattgtataaaaaaaatgtatggccctggccggttggctcggcggtagagcatcggcctagcgtgcggaggacccgggttcgattcccggccagggcacacaggagaagcgcccatttgcttctccacccctccgccgcgctttcctctctgtctctctcttccccttccgcagccaaggctccattggagcaaagatggcccgggcgctggggatggctctgtggcctctgcctcaggcgctagagtggctctggtcgcaacatggcgacgcccaggatgggcagagcatcgccccctggtgggcagagcgtcaccccatggtgggcgtgctgggtggatcccggtcgggcgcatgcgggagtctgtctgactgtctctccctgtttccagcttcagaaaaatgaaaaaaaaaaaaaaatgtatgataaatatgtattttccgatggctttaggcgacccctgtgtttattttccgatggctttaggcgacccctgtgttttggtcattcgacccccgccggggtcgcgacccacaggttgagaaccgctgctctaaatccaagcaggaaacagggagaaaTTCTCAAGACCTGTCTGCTGAGCTGCAGGCTGTTttgcttccctccccccgccccagacCGCTTGCCCAATCCTCGAATCCTGCAGAAACTCGCTGTGCCCATCATCGACACGCCCAAGTGCAACTTACTCTACAGCAAAGATGCCGAGTCCGGCTTTCAGCCCAAAACCATCAAGGATGACATGTTGTGTGCTGGCTTCGCTGAGGGCAAGAAAGATGCCTGCAAGGTAGGGCTGGGGTGGGCGCGGCCATTGGCTGAGCCCTGCTTGCTAGGCCCAGGTCAAGGTGGGTGCCAGCCCAGCCTGATTAGGTCCCAGGCGGGTCCACAGTCCAGACCAGACACGCACTCATTCAGCTGGGAAAGGCAGATTCCGGGATCACATCCGGGGATGTCAGTGAGTAGGTCTGCAGTGGGACCCAGGAAAAGACATTTTCAGCACACCCCTCTGAGCAGGTGGACTGGGGATGCTAGAGAAATGGGCACCCCAGATCAGACGAGGAAAGACAGCCCTTGGGGTGAGGGGAGCTGGGCAGACATTACTAGGGTGGGGAGCTAAGGAGAGGGACAAATGTAAAATAcaggtgtgtgtgcacgtgcatgtgtACCTGTTGGCTCTTGGGCCCTTGTAGGCTCTGATGGTGCCTCTGCTTCCCCTGCAGGGTGACTCGGGGGGCCCTCTGGTGTGCCTTGTGGGCCAGCTGTGGATGCAAGCTGGGGTGATCAGCTGGGGTGAAGGTTGTGCCCGCCGAAACCGCCCAGGTGTCTACATCCGGGTTACCTCCCACCACAACTGGATCCATCAGATCATCCCAGAACTGCAGTTCCAGCAGGCCAGGTCTGACGGCCAGAAGAGGGGCCCCCGGGTCCAGCAGCCCCTCGATCGGAACTTTGCACCCTGCCTGGCGGCCCACACCATCCTCCTGGTCCTTGTGGCCCTGCTCACCTGCTTCTGAGCCCCATTCAGGCAGGTGGTGAGTGCAGCCCCGGAGCCCATGTGTACATTTGTAAATAGCTCTttgattctctcttctctcaaatgcCCAGTTATTTTTATGTTCACCCTCCAATAAAAACCCAACCTCAATGCCAGCTGCCCAGGTATGGACCCTCGGGGCAAGAAGGGAGTGGAGAGGCGCCTGATGGCTGGGGGATGTGCTGAGGAGCTGTGAGTCGAGGACaaccaggcgggggggggggggggggggggggagggggggcaaggCTCCCGGTGAGGTGGGAGCTGCAGTAGGCACACTGGAGGCTGTTACTGGAGTCCAGTCCTCAGTGGCCCCTGTGACACCTGCCCCCAAGACCCCCTTCCTTATAGGCAGCTTCCCTGCCAGTTTCATTGTCCTTGTCAATGCCACCCTCACCATGTTGCCGCAGGACGCCTCGGGTCGGGCACTGGGGTCAGCAACCGCACCAGTGGAAAAAATGGGGGCCTGGCAAAGGGTCCTGGAGGAGGGTTTTGTGGGGTGTGGGGGACTCACAGTCCCCTATGTCTGAATTACCCCAAAACTTCTCCAAGTAACATCAGGGGTGATGCCCCCACAGCCATGCTTTCCTATCCCCCTGGGAGGAGCCAGGGGCCCCTCCAAGGGCTCCCTGTTCCCCTGGTCTCCCTTGACCCTGAGctctttctccactcttccctcagcctccccctccccccagtgtgTCCAAAGTTGTAGCAGCGTGCTGGCTGGAGT
Encoded proteins:
- the LOC136403733 gene encoding serine protease 27-like isoform X1, which gives rise to MNTGDLDFPPRPPNTDTFMSWAGRADRLGSIAELTLTSIQHKNPLHGGWHLTLVLQEIPPLLSPTPRPARPETMRWLPAVDLLLLLLLRFGTQRGKALSVCGRPRLLNRMVGGQDALEGEWPWQVSIQRNGSHFCGGSLITERWVLTAAHCFSNTSETSLYQVLLGARQLVQPGPHAKYAQVKRVESNPLYQGMASSADVALVELETPVTFTNYILPVCVPDYSVIFKTGMKCWVTGWGSPSEQDRLPNPRILQKLAVPIIDTPKCNLLYSKDAESGFQPKTIKDDMLCAGFAEGKKDACKGDSGGPLVCLVGQLWMQAGVISWGEGCARRNRPGVYIRVTSHHNWIHQIIPELQFQQARSDGQKRGPRVQQPLDRNFAPCLAAHTILLVLVALLTCF
- the LOC136403733 gene encoding serine protease 27-like isoform X2, with amino-acid sequence MVGGQDALEGEWPWQVSIQRNGSHFCGGSLITERWVLTAAHCFSNTSETSLYQVLLGARQLVQPGPHAKYAQVKRVESNPLYQGMASSADVALVELETPVTFTNYILPVCVPDYSVIFKTGMKCWVTGWGSPSEQDRLPNPRILQKLAVPIIDTPKCNLLYSKDAESGFQPKTIKDDMLCAGFAEGKKDACKGDSGGPLVCLVGQLWMQAGVISWGEGCARRNRPGVYIRVTSHHNWIHQIIPELQFQQARSDGQKRGPRVQQPLDRNFAPCLAAHTILLVLVALLTCF